The window gtcgaaatatattgatatgagctCTAGTTTCGGAGATCTCATCGTGagagatttaatggtgaaaacagattttcaatcggatttttcatttaagagataaaacattttaaaaattaaaaatccaaaaaaatatctcacatgcatgcatacggTGACAGTCTGTATATTATAGGGCATGTGGGCGGGTTTCGCTACCACCACACGTGTGCGGGGTCCAAAAAAATTGATCTATAGTAAATGATTTCATATAGCACAATTCTCCACCCTCAAATTAGACAATGCCTTGTATGTACTACATTTGAGATACTAATTGTGTTGGAAACACAAACGTGTCAAAACTCAGAAGTCTCACTTACCTCCCTCCACTCTTGGCCCTGAATCTGCAAGCCGGAAGACATAGAAGATGGTCTGCTCGCCTAGCTCCTGCCCCGCCATTCCTTCCCTTATCACCTAATCGAAGAACTGCTCGAGCGTGTCTGTGCCATAACTCGGCGTCTTCTCGTCGCTGTACTCCCCGGTCTCGGGATCGAGCACTAGCGTGCTCTCCGACGCATAGTACCTCCCAATTTTGCCGAACTCAGCGGCATCCTCCAGCCCCGGGAACACCTTGGCCAATCCATCGATCACCCAGATGACACCATCCATGATCCGAATGGGCACCTTGATGAACCTGGGTTCACGCCCGGGCAGCCGGAACAGCATCTCCCCTTGGTCCAGCGGCGTGAGGGCCTTCCCCGTCCCTCCAATTGGAAGCACCTTGTTAGCCTTTTCCTGGTCGAAGATGCAATCCGCGATGAAGGAGGCGAGATCCTCCTCGCAGATAGGCTTGCAAGCGCAGAACTTTCCGTCGCCAAACATGACGTAGGGATTGCCCTTCTTGACGGTTTCGACCTGGCCGCCCTGGCTCTTGAAGAAGGCGGTGGGGCGGACGACGCTGTAGGTGAAGGCCGGGTCCCGGGCCGCCTTGGCGGCGAGCTTGTCCTCGAACTTGAGCTTGGCGTGCTGGAACTCGAGGAGCGGATTCTGGACGCAGACGGCGGAgagtgtaagacaataagttttgggaaccagcacaaccctctaggggtggcttatctcattatatataatggttgtgttacaatacgtacataggtacagaagttatacatagtctaacaccctccctcaatcttagccactttctaaagaactgagaagggtaagattgcgcctacaagcctcaaactgtggcagtggtaaaggcttagtgaagatatctgcaagttgatccttagacgagataaacttgatctgaagttgcttctgtgatacacgttcccgtacaaagtgatagtcaacttcaatgtgtttcgttcgggcatgaaatactggatttgcagaaaggtatgtagcaccgatgttatcacaccaaagaataggaggctgtggttgagacaaacccaactcctgaagcaaagactacacccaaataatctctgcagtagcattagccacagccttgtactcagcttcagtactgctacgtgacatagtagcctgtttccgagcactccaggcgatcaaattagagccaaagaatactgcataaccccccgtggatcgcctgtcatctgggctaccagcccaatctgcatcagagaaggccgaaaggacccgagaggaagtcggccgaatatgcataccaaaagtcagtgtgaactgaacataacgaagaatgcgtttaacagcagcccaatgagtatctctgggagcctgaagatactgacaaaccctgttaacagcataagagatatctggtctcgtgatcgtcaagtactgaagtccaccaacaatgcttctgtactctgtggcatccgcaggagacaaaagctcaccatcaacagctgttatcttgtcgatagacgacatgggtgtggtggtcggtttgcacttcagcatgccggctttttgtaacaactccaaggagtacttcttctgcgtaaggacaagaccagtagcacgagaagtgacctcaactccaagaaagtagtgaagcttcccaagatctttgaccgcaaaatcagcaccaagagagcagacaagagcatcagcagcatactgagaagagctgacaaggataatatcatcgacatataccaaaagatacatagtgacttctggcttctgtagaagaaataatgaagtgtcagcagtggacggcacaaacccatgagcacgaagggcagaggcaaggcgggcatgccaggcacgaggagcttgcttcaaaccatatagtgctttggaaagacgatagatatagtcaggacgatcaggatcagagaaaccaggcggctgtttcatataaacctcttcctccaaaaatccatgtagaaaagcattttgcacatcaagttgacgaagggaccaaccacgagaaacagcaatggagagaagaagccgaatagtggtaggcttgacgacaggactgaaggtgtcctcatagtcaagaccatgacgctgccgaaaaccgcgagcaacaagtcgcgctttgtaacgctcaatagatccatccgaatgctgcttcactttgaatacccattttgagtcaataacatttacccgtggtggtggaggaacgagagtccatgtcttgttacgaagaagagcatgaaactcctgctccatagcctctcgccaatgtggaatgcgcagggcagcctgatatgagcgaggctcagaagatggatccgcaacagcagcagccaaacaagcagccaaccaagcaaccgtaccatccgtacgttccttaggtttgaaaatgccactgcgactgcgtgtatgtggtcgagacacaggaaccaccgaggtcgacggagcagcctgcaacgggctggaggacggcgacgttgacgagtcagccggtgatgaGGAGCCaggcacggtagcctcggactcagtcggcgaagaaggccggcccaccggcgaaaccggcagagcagacgaagcagctggcgactccggtatcccagaccgggccgatggcgagctcggcatagtgggccgtggcgcggccggtgtcgcgggccgatccgctgatgaaggcgacgtgaggacccgagccgcgggcgaagacggcgtgacgggccgagccacgggcgactcggcggccgctggcgaaaaaggccgagccgctggagactcggcgATCACTGGCGTAgcagaccgagcagtggagatgctcggcgcgacgggctcgtcgggtgaccatgcatgggcacgcgaatcgatgccatgcaacagagGGCGATCGacatgcccaccagaagacgacgatgatgatggtgaatcctccaacagctccaaacgagctccacgtccggttcctgcaccatggttaggtaacagcaaaggagagtatgcaacatcatcaaattggtcagaagcaacagaggatgaatgcagggatggtggttcgacagtggacacaggaaggttggcaaagggaaaaacatgctcatcaaacacgacgtcccgagatatatagacacgattagtgggaacatgaagacatttgtaacctttatgaagagagctatagccaaggaaaacacacttcttagaatgaaactcaagcttgcgcttgttatatggacgaagatgcggccagcaagcacacccaaataccttgagaaaggtataatcaggttgttcattaaggagaacctcaatgggagtcttcatgtttaaaacacgagtaggagtacgattgatgagaaagcatgcagtggtgaaagcatcactccaaaaccgaaacggaacagatgcatgggccaaaagagtaagaccagcttcaacaatatgacgatgcttacgttcgactgaaccattctgctgatgtgtatgtggacatgctaaacgatgagctatcccaagcgactgaaagaaggagttgaggttgcgatactcgccccccagtccgactggacatgaacaattttgtgcttgagaagacgttcaacatgtttttgaaactgaacaaaaatatcaaacacatcagatttgcgtttaataaggtaaagccaggtaaagcgactataagcatcaacgaaactgatatagtaattatgaccactgacaaaagtctgagcaggaccccatacatctgaaaacacaagttctaacggatgtttcacctcacgactggactccgaaaaaggaagttgatgactcttcccctgctgacaagcatcacacactgctacatctttattactagacaaactaggaagctcatgacgacgcaaaatatgacggacaataggtgtggccgggtgaccaagacgagcatgccactgtgacggagagacccgaactccactgaaaatgcgagcgacgccaggatgctccagacggtagagaccctggcacaaccgcccactaagaagaatgtccctcgtgccccgatccttaataaaaagatcaaaagggtgaaattcacaaagcacattattatcacgtgtgagtttaggaactgaaagaagattgcgggtcacagatggaacgcaaagaacattgcgaagctgaagactcctattggcatgtctagtgagaagagatgcttgaccaatatgagagatgtgcatacctgctccattggcggtgtggatcttgtcggagccatgatagggttcacgagtgtgaagcttccccatctcgctggtcagatgctctgtcgccccagagtccatgtaccagtgtggatcgatggagtaggactgagtgtgtccctggtgcttctgcggcgcgggacgatcagccatggtgacctgacgggcattgttgcgtgtatctttgctgtcattgccaagaccaaggaagcttcgctggaagcgcttatgacacttggaggcccagtgcccatcgcggccacaaagctgacacacacgtggaccgccagcccccggtaaggtcgcagtaggtgggcgggccgaggcgggcgacggtggcagccccaagggagaccggggtgatgaagaagagcggccacccttggtggcgacgttggccgagagagagccagtgcccctggtgcggcgagtctcgacccgttgctcagtgagaagaagccgagagaaaacctcgtgtgccaacatgggtgtcgacttaccccgctcgttgatgatctcgactaaggcatcatactcctcatcaagaccattgacaataaacgagttgaactcagagtcggtgaggggctgtccaatggaggccaatgtgtcggcaaggcccttgaccttgttgtagaactcagtggccgtggagtcaagcttctgacactctccaagctgacgacggagtgcagagacacgagcctgggactgcgctgcaaaggtgcgctcaaggatggtccaggcctcatgagacgtcttcgcgaagacaacaaggccggcaactgccggcgagagcgacccctggatggaggagaggttcgcctggtcctgccccgtccagacgcgatgggccggattgtagaccggaccgtgcacgctgtctaccagcgcgggtgggcagggaagcgatccgtcgacgtagcctagcaggtagtgactccccaagagcgggagaacctgcgcacgccagaagatgtagttgtctgcggagagcttgatggtgatgagatgaNNNNNNNNNNNNNNNNNNNNNNNNNNNNNNNNNNNNNNNNNNNNNNNNNNNNNNNNNNNNNNNNNNNNNNNNNNNNNNNNNNNNNNNNNNNNNNNNNNNNNNNNNNNNNNNNNNNNNNNNNNNNNNNNNNNNNNNNNNNNNNNNNNNNNNNNNNNNNNNNNNNNNNNNNNNNNNNNNNNNNNNNNNNNNNNNNNNNNNNNNNNNNNNNNNNNNNNNNNNNNNNNNNNNNNNNNNNNNNNNNNNNNNNNNNNNNNNNNNNNNNNNNNNNNNNNNNNNNNNNNNNNNNNNNNNNNNNNNNNNNNNNNNNNNNNNNNNNNNNNNNNNNNNNNNNNNNNNNNNNNNNNNNNNNNNNNNNNNNNNNNNNNNNNNNNNNNNNNNNNNNNNNNNNNNNNNNNNNNNNNNNNNNNNNNNNNNNNNNNNNNNNNNNNNNNNNNNNNNNNNNNNNNNNNNNNNNNNNNNNNNNNNNNNNNNNNNNNNNNNNNNNNNNNNNNNNNNNNNNNNNNNNNNNNNNNNNNNNNNNNNNNNNNNNNNNNNNNNNNNNNNNNNNNNNNNNNNNNNNNNNNNNNNNNNNNNNNNNNNNNNNNNNNNNNNNNNNNNNNNNgcggggcggtgtgatccgctcgccgcaggagcggcgggacgacgcctgcggaatccgcagcggacggcgacgccgcggtgtggaccacgaggtcacgcccgagcgagggcgccggcggcgtggagaagacggagccgatgctccttgtcccgatcggagccgaaacggagacggcatcgagcgggaggttgagcagagccgcaagagaggccgggaggaagcccacagcagtggaaccggtggtggcggcgctcgacatggcggcggcgcgatcggtggcgcggcggcggcggtgaaggcggcggcggctgcggcggcggtgcgggtattagggtttagaagcggaagcgatcgtaacctagcgtgataccatgtaagacaataagttttgggaaccagcacaaccctcttggggtggcttatctcattatatataatggttgtgttacaatacgtacataggtacagaagttatacatagtctaacagaGAGGAAGACGAAGTGGGCGGCGCCGAGGCTGCGCGCGGCCTGGAGGGTGTGGAGCGTGGCGCGGTAGTCCACGCGCCACGAGTcctgcaccccgccgccgccgctggcgaGGCAGCAGACCACGGCGTGTATGGGACAATATCCCGAGAGGTCTGCGAGGAGGGCGCCTGGGTCGGTGACATCGGAGAAGACGACGCGGGCGGGGGCGAGGTCGGAGACAACCTCCTCACGGGAGTTTTTGCCGCGGATGCCGCTGCGGGGCcgggtgacggcgacgacggggtgGCCGCGGCGGAGCAGCTCGCGGACGACAAAGCGGCCGATGTAGCCCATGGCGCCCGTGACGACGATGGTGGTCTCGGAGGGGGGCAGGGAACGGAAAGGCTGGGCCGCGGCCGGGGAGGCCCTCGGTGGTGACGTCGCGGAGGAGGCGAGGATACAGCCCCCGCGGCGGCAAGCCTTGGCGGCTGTGAGGGGACAGGAGAGGGAGCACGGTGTGGGGCGGGGAGCTGCGATGGAGGCGGTGGCCGTGCTGGTGGGGAGGCGAGAGGAGAGGAGAAGGGCGGCCATCGTGCTCGACCGAAATGCGGTATCGACTATCAAGTGTGGGGAAGCCGGCCAGCGTTTGTGGTGGTGGCGGGGAGGCAATCCGGGCGTGTGAATAATTTCGTCGCTTCgggttatttttgtttttttaccaGCGAACGTGCGCAGTGAGATTAGTTTGCTTAATCCCAAATACTCCCTCTCTAAACTAATActataaaagtgtttagatcactattttggtGATCTAACTGCTGTTATATTTTTTTATGGAGGGAGTAGTCATTAGTGCAGCTGCACCAATCGGCTCTTCCGAGCGCACGCATCATAGCCATCGGATCGCGCAGATCACGACCGATCATGACGGACCGTGCGTGTCGTCCCGACACAGGTGGCAACAAGGGGGAGATCGAGGCGCGCGGTGCAGTGGTGCGACCCGTACTCTTAATTTTTAGGGGAAACCACACGTAGTGCCCCACACGATTTGTTTGAACTCCCGTTCCTCGCTCCCCCATTTTCAAACCGTACGGGCGCTGCTCCCTCTCCCATTTTTCTCTCGCAATGACGCGGGGCGGGGGCTAGGTTGTGGATTCAGCCAGGATTCGCCGGTGCGGGGGTCCGTCCATGGGCGCGGCGAGTCGTCGGCTATAGGCGAAGGTAAATCCTGGCACCTCTTCACGCGGTTGCACTCCAGATTTGGTTTGGCACAGCAAGGTTAGGGTTTGGGTGACGGGGCAGGGCGAGGGTGTGTCACCGTCGCGCGAAGGTCGGCGAGCACGGAGATTGTCCATGGCGTCCGCGGGCACAGCGTTGCCATGGCGGGGTGTGTCGAGCGGATATATAGTTTGGATTTGGGGTACGACAGGGGTATAAGTTGAATTGAAGGGGTGGAGGGGGAGGGTAAGGAGGGAGGTTTTGTGATGATGCGTTCTAAACGAATCCCTCGCGACCAGGGTGGTTTCAATTGTTTGGAGTTGCTTGAATCGCATGAGGCAGTGGTATAGCAATACGATGGCAGTTGCTTTTTTCATCAAATTTGCAAGAGGGGAGGGGCAATGGAACTTATTCGCCTCCGCAGTTGCAACGAAATAGGGCAGTAGttgccttttttttcaacatccAGTAGCACTGTTTTTGGAAGATGATTTTTCGTGGTTGATTGAATCTAGGAGCACTGTTTTATGCTTTTTGATGGCAAGCTCTGTGCTTAAGATGAATGTGTGGTTGGTTGTGACGAAGAGGAATATGTCTTCCCATAGTACTAGTTTGTGATGAAGAGGATTTTTGTGTTTGGTCATTTTTAGTTGGCTACAAAACAGTGAGTAGTTGCTAGATTCACAACCAAGTTGCTTCTACCAGTAACTAATCATTCATGGCGGGCATTGTTGCACCCATCTATTTTGGCTCTTGTTAGTCGTACAAAGCAACATGTATACTTTGTATAATGCATTTTCTATTTTGCAATTTAAGTGATTTGCTTCCATCCACATTCATGATCTAGATTTCTGAAATAAAGATACACATCAAATAGAAATAAGAAATAAAAAATAGGTCATTCAGAAGTTTTCATAGTTGCTTAGCATGAATCAGCAAGACAATTTGGAATAAAGGGTGGATTAAAGTTGTCCATCTCGTGCCATGAAGGTACCTACAAGATGAAATGTTTGAGTTAGTTCATAAGGACTTCTTTAATGNNNNNNNNNNNNNNNNNNNNNNNNNNNNNNNNNNNNNNNNNNNNNNNNNNNNNNNNNNNNNNNNNNNNNNNNNNNNNNNNNNNNNNNNNNNNNNNNNNNNNNNNNNNNNNNNNNNNNNNNNNNNNNNNNNNNNNNNNNNNNNNNNNNNNNNNNNNNNNNNNNNNNNNNNNNNNNNNNNNNNNNNNNNNNNNNNNNNNNNNNNNNNNNNNNNNNNNNNNNNNNNNNNNNNNNNNNNNNNNNNNNNNNNNNNNNNNNNNNNNNNNNNNNNNNNNNNNNNNNNNNNNNNNNNNNNNNNNNNNNNNNNNNNNNNNNNNNNNNNNNNNNNNNNNNNNNNNNNNNNNNNNNNNNNNNNNNNNNNNNNNNNNNNNNNNNNNNNNNNNNNNNNNNNNNNNNNNNNNNNNNNNNNNNNNNNNNNNNNNNNNNNNNNNNNNNNNNNNNNNNNNNNNNNNNNNNNNNNNNNNNNNNNNNNNNNNNNNNNNNNNNNNNNNNNNNNNNNNNNNNNNNNNNNNNNNNNNNNNNNNNNNNNNNNNNNNNNNNNNNNNNNNNNNNNNNNNNNNNNNNNNNNNNNNNNNNNATTGACCTACAAACATGTAAGCAACTTAAGAAGAACATCCTTGCTCTCTTTCTCCCATATTCTTCAATTGACGAACGTCCCACCACAGAACTCTGTGAACAAGAGAACAAGATAAACTTTCAATGGAAAATCTCACGTTTCAAAGATAGGAAGttcagggcttctttgattcaaaggaattttataggattttGGAGGATTGAAGTCCTTAGGATTTTTTCTTATAttggtcctttgattcataggattggatcccataggaattttttctatggaatcttttgtactacatttcataggaaatttaacatccactccaacctctttttacaattcctttgttTTTTCCGTGGCATCAAACAATCATTGCTAATTCTATAGGATTCAAATGGGCATGCCACTCCAACCCTACACTTTtcctattcctacgttttcaaaatcctacgaatcaaagaggccctcagCATATATAATTTCCGTTATGTTGAGTACTAAATGAATACAATGTTTTTTTCCATCAAAGTAACTACATAATCTTTGACATGCTTCAGCTTAAAAAATAAAACAATTGTTCTATTTGTATGCCTTCCACGGAGATTGTGGCATTGAAAACATTCGCTATTCAAATCTGGGCAGTCACTCCACTGAAAAGCATAGAAGAAACCTTTAGTGAGATAGTGTGCTATTAGGCTAAAGGGACGATGAAACACTTTATATCACATAAATAAAGACAGATCTTAGTTGGAACAAAACACCCTTACAAACACTACTCTTGACCTCTTGTGACCTCCCATATCGATCCTTTGAAGCAGAAGTACTATAGATGGTGCAAAGGCTGAAGCACATAATCCACAATTGGAAAATGTGATTGCATGTTGTACTAATATTGGACATTACCCACAGTATATATTTGTCTCGCTGTGTTGGAATGGTATGCTCACCTGCAAGGCTACCTAAATTCGGCTTATCAAATCTAAAATAAAATAATTGATCAACAATCATGCACAAAGAAAGTTCTTACCCTCATATAAAATTCAGATTTTCCACAAATTATTCAATTTGCTCAAAAATCCCACAATCAAGCATACCCTGGAGCAACAAACATTCAATAATCCATTCCTTTTTGCAAGACCAGGACAAAGAGTAGATATCATTTCGGTAGATAGGAAAATAATTAAAGTGAGTGGGAAGTACTGCATCAACAAGTGTTGCTTTGTATCTGACTTCACACTTGAAGGACAGTTCTCTATGCATAACCCATTTC is drawn from Triticum dicoccoides isolate Atlit2015 ecotype Zavitan chromosome 4A, WEW_v2.0, whole genome shotgun sequence and contains these coding sequences:
- the LOC119285672 gene encoding divinyl chlorophyllide a 8-vinyl-reductase, chloroplastic-like is translated as MAALLLSSRLPTSTATASIAAPRPTPCSLSCPLTAAKACRRGGCILASSATSPPRASPAAAQPFRSLPPSETTIVVTGAMGYIGRFVVRELLRRGHPVVAVTRPRSGIRGKNSREEVVSDLAPARVVFSDVTDPGALLADLSGYCPIHAVVCCLASGGGGVQDSWRVDYRATLHTLQAARSLGAAHFVFLSAVCVQNPLLEFQHAKLKFEDKLAAKAARDPAFTYSVVRPTAFFKSQGGQVETVKKGNPYVMFGDGKFCACKPICEEDLASFIADCIFDQEKANKVLPIGGTGKALTPLDQGEMLFRLPGREPRFIKVPIRIMDGVIWVIDGLAKVFPGLEDAAEFGKIGRYYASESTLVLDPETGEYSDEKTPSYGTDTLEQFFD